A single window of Achromobacter xylosoxidans DNA harbors:
- a CDS encoding LysR substrate-binding domain-containing protein — protein MIKEFKTFIAVARDGTFTGAGAQLGLTQSAVSAQIKRLEDYLGVALFDRSARAAVLNDHGREMLPQAEELVAMAERMASTAGAGHVSGSLRIGAIASVQQDLLVRALGEFRAGYPDVRVRIVPGVSLSLLGQVDAGEVDMALLIRPPFALPPELGWQPLLREEVVLAIPAAMALAPWREVLAAQPFIRYDRASFGGRVVDLFLKKQRITVHEAVELDEIEAIANMVRHGLGVALLPRLRGLDTDGLRLVSLGDAAFHREIGLIGRLPFDAGSVRGKMAECLARAAGAALAP, from the coding sequence GTGATCAAAGAATTCAAGACCTTCATCGCCGTGGCGCGCGACGGCACCTTCACCGGGGCGGGCGCCCAGCTGGGCCTGACCCAGTCGGCCGTCAGCGCGCAGATCAAGCGCCTGGAAGACTATCTGGGCGTGGCGCTGTTCGACCGCAGCGCGCGCGCCGCCGTGCTCAACGACCATGGCCGCGAGATGCTGCCGCAGGCCGAGGAACTGGTGGCCATGGCCGAGCGCATGGCGTCCACGGCCGGCGCCGGCCACGTCAGCGGATCGCTGCGCATCGGCGCCATCGCCTCGGTGCAGCAGGACCTGCTGGTGCGGGCGCTGGGCGAGTTCCGCGCCGGCTATCCCGACGTGCGGGTGCGGATCGTGCCGGGGGTGTCGCTGTCGCTGCTGGGGCAGGTGGACGCCGGCGAGGTCGACATGGCGCTGCTGATCCGGCCGCCGTTCGCGCTGCCGCCGGAATTGGGCTGGCAGCCGTTGCTGCGCGAGGAAGTGGTGCTGGCCATACCGGCCGCGATGGCGTTGGCGCCGTGGCGCGAGGTGCTGGCGGCGCAGCCCTTCATCCGCTACGACCGCGCGTCGTTCGGCGGGCGCGTGGTGGACCTGTTCCTGAAGAAGCAGCGCATCACGGTGCACGAGGCCGTGGAGCTGGACGAGATCGAGGCCATCGCCAACATGGTGCGCCACGGACTGGGCGTGGCGCTGCTGCCGCGCTTGCGCGGCCTGGATACGGATGGCCTGCGGCTGGTGTCGCTGGGCGATGCGGCGTTTCATCGCGAGATCGGCCTCATCGGGCGGTTGCCGTTCGACGCCGGCAGCGTCCGCGGCAAGATGGCCGAGTGCCTGGCGCGGGCGGCGGGGGCCGCGTTGGCGCCCTGA
- a CDS encoding HD domain-containing protein: MASTSLEKQLQFLREIDRLKTVVRQSPLLDRSRKENSAEHSWHLALYALVLSEYASGPVDTQRVMRMLLLHDVVEIDVGDFPVHGGSSAAWQAEHEDKAAQRLFGLLPSPQGDEFLALWREFEQAESEDARFAKALDRFQPLLINVFTGGGTWTENGVSREQVLARYGPVIQRGAPKLWDVCERWVAAHFAGRA, encoded by the coding sequence ATGGCATCGACCTCACTGGAAAAACAGCTGCAATTCCTCCGCGAAATCGACCGGCTCAAGACCGTCGTCCGGCAATCGCCGCTGCTGGACCGCAGCCGCAAGGAGAATTCCGCCGAGCATTCCTGGCACCTGGCGCTGTACGCGCTGGTGCTGAGCGAATACGCCAGCGGTCCGGTGGATACCCAGCGGGTCATGCGGATGCTGCTGCTGCACGACGTGGTCGAGATCGACGTCGGCGATTTCCCGGTCCACGGCGGATCGTCGGCGGCCTGGCAGGCCGAGCACGAGGACAAGGCGGCGCAGCGGCTGTTCGGCTTGCTGCCCTCGCCGCAGGGCGATGAGTTCCTGGCGCTGTGGCGGGAATTCGAGCAGGCCGAGAGCGAGGACGCGCGCTTCGCCAAGGCGCTGGACCGCTTCCAGCCGCTGCTGATCAACGTGTTCACGGGCGGCGGCACCTGGACCGAGAATGGCGTGTCGCGCGAGCAGGTGCTGGCCCGCTACGGGCCGGTGATCCAGCGCGGGGCGCCGAAATTGTGGGACGTCTGTGAGCGCTGGGTGGCGGCGCATTTCGCGGGCCGGGCATGA
- a CDS encoding LamB/YcsF family protein translates to MSTSIDLNCDMGESYGAWSMGNDAAVLAFVSSANIACGFHGGDPATMRKTVAAALKQGVALGAHPSLQDLVGFGRRAIPITPDEAYDITVYQIGALAGVAASQGARLHHVKAHGALYNMAAKDEGLARAICQAVKDVDATLLLYGLAGSKLIDAARAIGLAAANEVFADRSYQDDGSLTPRTRAGAMIEDVDQAVAQVVRMVREGKVRSVDGKDVPVQADTLCIHGDQPNALVFARAIREALERAGIAVRTPSARA, encoded by the coding sequence ATGAGCACAAGCATCGACCTGAACTGCGACATGGGCGAAAGCTACGGCGCCTGGAGCATGGGCAACGACGCCGCGGTGCTGGCCTTCGTCAGCTCGGCCAACATCGCCTGCGGTTTCCACGGCGGCGATCCCGCCACCATGCGCAAGACCGTGGCCGCCGCCCTCAAGCAGGGCGTGGCGCTGGGCGCGCATCCCAGCCTGCAGGACCTGGTGGGCTTCGGCCGCCGCGCGATCCCGATCACGCCGGACGAAGCCTACGACATCACGGTCTACCAGATCGGCGCGCTGGCCGGCGTGGCCGCCTCGCAAGGCGCGCGGCTGCACCACGTCAAGGCGCACGGCGCGCTCTACAACATGGCCGCCAAGGACGAAGGCCTGGCGCGCGCCATCTGCCAGGCGGTCAAGGATGTGGATGCCACGCTGCTGCTTTACGGGCTGGCGGGCAGCAAGTTGATCGACGCCGCGCGCGCCATCGGGCTGGCCGCGGCCAACGAGGTCTTCGCCGACCGCTCCTACCAGGACGACGGCTCGCTCACGCCACGCACCCGCGCCGGCGCCATGATCGAGGACGTCGACCAGGCCGTGGCGCAGGTGGTGCGCATGGTCCGGGAGGGCAAGGTGCGCTCGGTCGACGGCAAGGACGTGCCGGTGCAGGCCGACACGCTCTGTATCCACGGCGACCAGCCCAACGCGCTGGTGTTCGCGCGCGCCATCCGCGAGGCGCTGGAACGGGCCGGCATCGCCGTGCGCACGCCGTCCGCGCGCGCCTGA
- a CDS encoding universal stress protein — MSQQPGPILLATDLSARGDRALDRALQLAKELDTKLVVLHVMENHGVSARLTTPVWRRLAADHKAVAERELAEDLANAGVATEVVVVTGDPLVRIMETADSFGCSLIIAGIARDETLGRLLLGTTVEKLVRQARQPVLVVKNRPRKPYRDVLVATDFSAGSRQALRAALQLVPNADLTLFHAYDVPFQGKNVPDDAVTRSFYHAAEQSSREFIAETPELANVAPPKVVMECGQPETVLSEYSFNHRSDLVVTGTHGRTGLLRTAIGSVAERLLEALPSDVLIVRLAGEE; from the coding sequence ATGTCGCAACAACCTGGCCCCATCCTACTGGCCACGGATCTCAGCGCGCGGGGTGATCGCGCCCTGGATCGCGCGCTGCAACTGGCCAAGGAACTCGATACCAAGCTGGTCGTGCTGCACGTCATGGAAAACCACGGCGTGTCGGCGCGCCTGACCACGCCGGTCTGGCGCCGGCTGGCCGCCGACCACAAGGCGGTGGCCGAGCGCGAACTGGCCGAGGACCTGGCCAACGCCGGCGTGGCCACCGAAGTGGTGGTGGTCACGGGCGATCCCCTGGTCCGCATCATGGAAACCGCCGACAGCTTCGGCTGCTCGCTGATCATCGCCGGCATCGCGCGCGACGAGACGCTGGGCCGCCTGCTGCTGGGCACCACGGTGGAAAAACTGGTGCGCCAGGCGCGCCAGCCGGTGCTGGTGGTCAAGAACCGTCCGCGCAAGCCGTACCGCGACGTGCTGGTCGCCACCGACTTCTCGGCCGGTTCGCGCCAGGCGCTGCGCGCCGCGCTGCAACTGGTGCCCAACGCCGACCTGACGCTGTTCCATGCCTATGACGTGCCGTTCCAGGGCAAGAACGTGCCGGACGACGCCGTGACCCGCAGCTTCTACCACGCGGCCGAGCAGAGTTCGCGCGAGTTCATCGCCGAAACGCCGGAACTGGCCAACGTGGCGCCGCCCAAGGTCGTGATGGAATGCGGCCAGCCGGAAACGGTGCTGTCGGAATATTCCTTCAACCATCGTTCCGACCTGGTCGTCACCGGCACCCATGGCCGCACCGGCCTGTTGCGCACGGCCATCGGCAGCGTTGCCGAACGGCTGCTCGAAGCGCTGCCCAGCGACGTGCTGATCGTGCGCCTGGCCGGCGAGGAGTGA
- the pxpB gene encoding 5-oxoprolinase subunit PxpB — protein sequence MNATPDPSSSAEATWRIQPQGDRCLIVSFGDRIDAAVGRTCLAAARKLRDAGLPGVTDVVPSFVAVAVHYRPDGLGHGPTYADLAERIEALLADGIAADNAAGREVDVPVCYGGEHGPDLDEVARAAGLTPDEVIALHSGPRSMVFMLGFAPGHAYLGVHDEKLNLPRRPSPRTAVPAGAVAIANRQTVIYPNRLPGGWHIIGTTPLTMFDPAREPAAYLQPGDSVRFVPISADEFARLRGNRP from the coding sequence TTGAACGCAACACCAGACCCATCTTCTTCGGCCGAAGCCACCTGGCGCATCCAGCCCCAGGGTGACCGCTGCCTCATCGTTTCTTTCGGCGACCGGATCGACGCCGCCGTGGGCCGCACCTGTCTGGCGGCGGCGCGCAAGCTGCGCGACGCCGGCCTGCCGGGGGTGACCGACGTGGTGCCGTCGTTCGTGGCGGTGGCCGTGCATTACCGACCCGACGGGCTGGGCCACGGCCCCACCTACGCCGACCTGGCCGAGCGCATCGAAGCGCTGCTGGCCGACGGCATCGCGGCCGACAATGCCGCCGGCCGCGAGGTCGACGTACCGGTCTGCTACGGCGGCGAGCACGGGCCCGACCTCGACGAGGTCGCCCGCGCCGCCGGCCTGACGCCCGACGAAGTCATCGCCCTGCACAGCGGACCGCGCAGCATGGTGTTCATGCTGGGCTTCGCCCCCGGCCACGCCTACCTGGGCGTGCACGACGAAAAACTGAACCTGCCGCGGCGCCCCTCGCCGCGCACCGCCGTGCCGGCCGGCGCGGTGGCCATCGCCAACCGCCAGACGGTGATCTACCCCAACCGCCTGCCCGGCGGCTGGCACATCATCGGCACCACGCCGCTGACCATGTTCGACCCCGCGCGCGAGCCGGCCGCCTACCTGCAGCCGGGCGACTCGGTGCGCTTCGTGCCGATCAGCGCCGACGAATTCGCGCGCCTGCGGGGGAACCGGCCGTGA
- a CDS encoding trimeric intracellular cation channel family protein, protein MFYDLSPALLHTLYLVAIVAEAMTAALSAGRRDMDWMGVCIIACVTALGGGSLRDVLLGHYPLTWVVHPEYLWMTAGAALLTALIAPVMRRLRSVFLLADALGLVAFTVIGCQVAQLMQLPITVVLISGMITGCAGGVLRDVLCNEVPLLFRKELYASVSVVTGALYLGAQALGLPANAAVPIALAVGLALRLLALRFNWQMPKFVYRDDWH, encoded by the coding sequence ATGTTCTACGACCTTTCGCCCGCCCTGCTGCACACGCTCTACCTGGTCGCCATCGTGGCCGAAGCCATGACCGCGGCGCTGTCGGCCGGCCGGCGCGACATGGACTGGATGGGCGTCTGCATCATCGCCTGCGTCACCGCGCTGGGCGGCGGCTCGCTGCGCGACGTGCTGCTGGGGCACTATCCGCTGACCTGGGTGGTCCATCCCGAATACCTGTGGATGACGGCGGGCGCGGCGCTGCTGACCGCCCTGATCGCGCCGGTCATGCGGCGCCTGCGCAGCGTCTTCCTGCTGGCGGACGCGCTCGGCCTGGTGGCGTTCACGGTCATCGGCTGCCAGGTTGCGCAACTGATGCAACTGCCGATCACGGTGGTGCTGATCAGCGGCATGATCACCGGCTGCGCCGGCGGGGTGCTGCGCGACGTGCTCTGCAACGAGGTGCCGCTGCTGTTCCGCAAGGAGCTGTACGCCAGCGTGTCGGTGGTGACCGGGGCGCTGTACCTGGGCGCGCAGGCCCTGGGCCTGCCGGCCAACGCTGCCGTGCCCATCGCGCTGGCGGTCGGCTTGGCGCTGCGCCTGCTGGCCCTGCGCTTCAATTGGCAGATGCCGAAGTTCGTGTACCGCGACGACTGGCATTGA
- the metW gene encoding methionine biosynthesis protein MetW, translated as MNPVTPRPAVNTLRPDLARIASWIEPGSRVLDLGCGDGALLAHLRDHRQVRGAGVELDDTCVIACVRRGVEVIQQNLEDGLALFDDKQFDTVVLSQTLQSMHRTEHILREMARVARHGVVSFPNFGYWPHGWAILRGRMPVTGQMPYQWYNTPNIHLCTLRDFEQLAGELGLRILERATFNEGREIKTFPSWRSTLAVYRFASP; from the coding sequence ATGAATCCCGTGACTCCCCGTCCCGCCGTCAATACGCTGCGCCCCGACCTGGCGCGCATCGCCAGCTGGATCGAACCCGGCAGCCGGGTGCTGGACCTGGGTTGCGGCGACGGCGCGCTGCTGGCGCACCTGCGCGATCACCGCCAGGTGCGCGGCGCGGGCGTCGAGCTGGACGACACCTGCGTCATCGCCTGCGTGCGGCGCGGGGTCGAGGTGATCCAGCAGAACCTGGAAGACGGCCTGGCCCTGTTCGACGACAAGCAGTTCGACACCGTGGTGCTGTCGCAGACGCTGCAGTCCATGCACCGCACCGAGCACATCCTGCGCGAGATGGCGCGGGTGGCGCGCCACGGCGTGGTGTCGTTTCCCAACTTCGGCTACTGGCCGCACGGCTGGGCCATCCTGCGCGGGCGCATGCCGGTGACGGGCCAGATGCCCTACCAGTGGTACAACACGCCCAACATCCACCTGTGCACGCTGCGCGACTTCGAACAGCTGGCCGGCGAGCTGGGCCTGCGCATCCTGGAGCGCGCCACTTTCAACGAAGGGCGCGAGATCAAGACCTTCCCCAGCTGGCGCAGCACCCTGGCGGTGTACCGCTTCGCCTCGCCCTGA
- a CDS encoding muropeptide transporter, which yields MRPAGPFQETVITAVSNVYTSPRVAPLLVLGFASGLPLALTSGTLQAWATVAGVPLQQIGFLTLVGTAYTLKFLWAPLVDRYAPPLLGRRRGWMLVTQVLLGLAIMVMGTLSPSSALQALALLAVLVAFLSATQDIAFDAYCTDVLRKEERGAGAAIKVMGYRVAMIVSGGLALILADQWIGWGNTYVVMGGLMLLCALATLWAPEPEHVAKPPRSLGEAVSAPLQEFFTRRGALAVLLLIVLYKLGDAFAGALSTTFLIRGAGYTPTEVGAVNKVMGMAATVVGALAGGLVMSRWTLYRSLMVFGLLQAVSNLGYWVIAVSPKSIWLMGAAVGLENLCGGLGTAAFVGLLMALCRQRFSATQFALLSALSAVGRTYLAGPLTPPLVEHLGWPGFFLVTVVIALPGLVLLHLLRGRIEAMMQDGDA from the coding sequence GTGCGCCCGGCCGGCCCGTTTCAGGAGACCGTCATTACCGCTGTATCCAACGTCTACACCAGTCCCCGCGTCGCGCCCCTGCTGGTCCTGGGGTTCGCCAGCGGATTGCCGCTGGCCCTGACCAGCGGCACCCTGCAGGCGTGGGCCACGGTGGCCGGCGTGCCCTTGCAGCAGATCGGTTTCCTGACCCTGGTGGGCACGGCCTACACGCTCAAGTTCCTGTGGGCGCCGCTGGTGGACCGCTATGCGCCGCCGCTGCTGGGCCGGCGCCGCGGCTGGATGCTGGTGACGCAGGTGCTGCTGGGGCTGGCGATCATGGTCATGGGCACGCTGTCGCCGTCGTCGGCCTTGCAGGCGCTGGCCCTGCTGGCGGTGCTGGTGGCCTTCCTGTCGGCCACCCAGGACATCGCCTTCGACGCCTACTGCACCGACGTGCTGCGCAAGGAAGAGCGCGGCGCGGGCGCGGCCATCAAGGTCATGGGCTACCGGGTGGCGATGATCGTCTCGGGCGGGCTGGCGCTGATCCTGGCCGACCAGTGGATCGGCTGGGGCAATACCTATGTGGTGATGGGCGGCCTGATGCTGCTGTGCGCGCTGGCGACACTGTGGGCGCCCGAGCCGGAGCACGTGGCCAAGCCGCCGCGCAGCCTGGGCGAGGCCGTGTCGGCGCCCCTGCAGGAATTCTTCACCCGGCGCGGCGCGTTGGCGGTGCTGTTGCTGATCGTGCTGTACAAGCTGGGCGACGCCTTTGCCGGCGCGCTTTCGACCACGTTCCTGATCCGCGGCGCGGGCTATACCCCTACCGAGGTGGGCGCGGTCAACAAGGTCATGGGCATGGCCGCGACCGTCGTCGGCGCCCTTGCCGGCGGCCTCGTCATGTCGCGCTGGACGCTGTACCGGTCGCTGATGGTGTTCGGGCTGCTGCAGGCGGTGTCCAACCTGGGCTACTGGGTGATCGCGGTCAGCCCCAAGAGCATTTGGCTCATGGGCGCCGCGGTCGGGCTGGAAAACCTGTGCGGCGGCCTGGGCACGGCGGCGTTCGTCGGGCTCTTGATGGCCCTGTGCCGCCAGCGCTTCTCGGCCACGCAGTTCGCGCTGCTGTCCGCGCTGTCGGCGGTGGGTCGCACCTACCTGGCCGGACCCTTGACGCCGCCGCTGGTCGAGCACCTGGGGTGGCCCGGGTTCTTCCTGGTGACGGTGGTGATCGCGCTGCCGGGCCTGGTGCTGCTGCACCTGCTGCGCGGCCGCATCGAAGCCATGATGCAGGACGGCGACGCCTGA
- the metX gene encoding homoserine O-succinyltransferase MetX — protein MTTPAQNLAGDSASAALATLPAATLTQSDAADPGSVGLVAPVFLRFDEPLPLLSGQSLASYELAVETYGTLNATRSNAVLICHALNASHHVAGQAADSPSDVGWWDNMVGPGKPVDTNVFFVIGVNNLGSCFGSTGPASINPETGKPWGAAFPVLTVEDWVQAQARVADHFGIERFAAVMGGSLGGMQALSWAITLPERVAHCVVIASTPRLSAQNIGFNEVARRAIITDPDFHGGDYYAQETVPRRGLSVARMIGHITYLSDDDMAEKFGRAQREPAANGAYRYGYDVEFEVESYLRYQGEKFTRYFDANTYLLITRALDYFDPARKTGGDLARALAPAQADFLLVSFTTDWRFPPERSREIVRALLKNSSPVTYAEIDAPHGHDAFLLDDARYHAVVRGYYERIARELGLTDAAQTEGRSA, from the coding sequence ATGACCACTCCTGCCCAGAATTTGGCCGGTGATTCGGCCAGTGCCGCGCTCGCGACCCTGCCCGCCGCCACCCTCACGCAGTCCGATGCCGCTGATCCCGGTTCCGTCGGACTGGTTGCTCCCGTTTTCCTGCGTTTCGACGAGCCGCTGCCGTTGCTCAGCGGCCAGTCGCTGGCCAGCTACGAGCTGGCGGTCGAGACCTATGGCACGCTCAACGCCACGCGCAGCAATGCGGTGCTGATCTGCCACGCCCTGAACGCCTCGCACCACGTGGCGGGCCAGGCCGCGGACAGCCCCAGCGACGTCGGCTGGTGGGACAACATGGTGGGCCCCGGCAAGCCGGTCGACACCAACGTGTTCTTCGTCATTGGCGTCAACAACCTGGGCTCGTGCTTCGGTTCGACCGGCCCGGCCAGCATCAACCCCGAGACCGGCAAGCCCTGGGGCGCCGCCTTCCCGGTGCTGACGGTGGAGGACTGGGTGCAGGCGCAGGCGCGGGTCGCGGACCACTTCGGCATCGAGCGCTTCGCCGCCGTGATGGGCGGTTCGCTGGGCGGCATGCAGGCCCTGAGCTGGGCCATCACGCTGCCCGAGCGCGTGGCCCACTGCGTGGTCATCGCCAGCACGCCGCGCCTGTCGGCGCAGAACATCGGCTTCAACGAAGTGGCGCGGCGCGCCATCATCACCGATCCGGATTTCCATGGCGGCGACTACTACGCGCAGGAAACCGTGCCGCGCCGCGGCCTGTCGGTGGCGCGCATGATCGGCCACATCACCTACCTGTCCGACGACGACATGGCCGAGAAATTCGGCCGCGCCCAGCGCGAACCGGCCGCCAACGGCGCCTACCGCTACGGCTACGACGTCGAGTTCGAGGTCGAGTCGTACCTGCGTTACCAGGGCGAGAAGTTCACCCGCTATTTCGACGCCAATACCTACCTGCTGATCACGCGCGCGCTGGATTATTTCGATCCGGCGCGCAAGACCGGCGGCGACCTGGCGCGCGCGCTGGCGCCGGCCCAGGCGGATTTCCTGCTGGTGTCGTTCACCACCGACTGGCGCTTCCCGCCGGAACGCTCGCGCGAGATCGTGCGGGCCCTGCTCAAGAATTCCAGCCCCGTCACCTACGCCGAGATCGACGCGCCGCACGGGCACGATGCCTTCCTGCTGGACGACGCGCGCTACCATGCCGTGGTTCGCGGCTATTACGAGCGCATCGCCCGCGAATTGGGACTGACCGACGCCGCTCAGACCGAAGGACGCTCCGCATGA
- a CDS encoding biotin-dependent carboxyltransferase family protein: protein MSITIIKPGMLSSFQDRGREGYQHQGIPAAGAMDERAHRLANALAGNSGDPATLEMTLTGPTLRFDAPACFALAGADLGATLNGQEIPQHRPLVARAGDTLAFGARPANGVRGYLAVHGGFALAPVMGSETTYLRSGFGGFEGRALAKGDQVGLRQALDGHGLDALQKALWDLRIYLPGTLGHKQRDAIRFLPGMQWQEFSEASRHAFGGSEFRISPQSDRMGYRLQGPALSMSQPRQMLSEAACFGTVQVPSGGEAIILMADRQTTGGYPKIAQIASVDLPLLAQYAPGRALRFAMIELDEAQRLDGERERAFAQLLDALAPLRALLGPGRP from the coding sequence GTGAGCATCACCATCATCAAGCCGGGCATGCTGTCCAGCTTCCAGGACCGCGGCCGCGAGGGCTACCAACACCAGGGCATCCCGGCCGCCGGCGCCATGGACGAACGCGCCCACCGCCTGGCCAACGCGCTCGCCGGCAACAGCGGCGACCCTGCCACGCTCGAAATGACCCTGACCGGCCCGACGCTGCGCTTCGACGCGCCGGCCTGCTTCGCGCTGGCCGGGGCCGACCTGGGCGCCACGCTCAACGGCCAGGAGATCCCGCAGCACCGGCCGCTGGTGGCCCGCGCCGGCGACACGCTGGCCTTCGGCGCGCGGCCCGCCAACGGCGTGCGCGGCTACCTGGCGGTGCACGGCGGCTTCGCGCTGGCGCCGGTGATGGGCAGCGAAACCACCTACCTGCGCAGCGGCTTCGGCGGCTTCGAGGGCCGCGCGCTGGCCAAGGGCGACCAGGTCGGCTTGCGCCAGGCGCTCGATGGCCACGGCCTGGACGCGCTGCAAAAGGCCCTGTGGGACCTGCGCATCTACCTGCCTGGCACGCTCGGCCACAAGCAGCGCGACGCCATCCGCTTCCTGCCCGGCATGCAGTGGCAGGAATTCTCCGAAGCCAGCCGCCACGCCTTCGGCGGCTCGGAATTCCGCATCAGCCCGCAGTCCGACCGCATGGGCTACCGCCTGCAGGGTCCGGCGCTGTCCATGAGCCAGCCGCGCCAGATGCTGTCCGAGGCGGCCTGCTTCGGCACCGTGCAGGTGCCGTCGGGCGGCGAGGCCATCATCCTCATGGCCGACCGGCAGACCACCGGCGGCTATCCCAAGATCGCGCAGATCGCCAGCGTCGACCTGCCCTTGCTGGCGCAGTACGCGCCGGGACGCGCGCTGCGGTTCGCCATGATCGAACTCGACGAGGCGCAACGCCTGGACGGCGAGCGCGAACGCGCCTTCGCCCAGTTGCTGGACGCGCTGGCGCCGCTGCGCGCGCTGCTGGGGCCTGGCCGCCCTTGA
- a CDS encoding GntR family transcriptional regulator: protein MDVKAPATIPYFLQEQIRELIVDGTIRPGQPLREQELEQRFGTSRSPIREALRLLELSGLVTHVQRKGFRVTLYSETQIRHLYKLRAELEAYCIRQVAEIDDISPLVAELRAYDEAIAAAMAKRDVRAYIAALREFYLAGARFTGNAPLAEVLTKLYEQVEPLRYLLARQTMESNRLQTYTQGITQALASRDFDRAAELTRGYVLDVLPGILRAYHEASLQDAEEPAPRYGRA from the coding sequence TTGGACGTCAAAGCGCCCGCCACGATTCCGTACTTCCTACAGGAACAGATTCGTGAGTTGATAGTGGATGGCACTATCAGGCCCGGGCAGCCATTGCGGGAACAGGAACTGGAGCAGCGTTTCGGCACCAGCCGCAGTCCCATCCGGGAAGCGCTGCGTCTGCTGGAACTGAGCGGCCTGGTGACGCATGTCCAGCGCAAAGGCTTCCGGGTCACCCTGTATTCCGAAACCCAGATCCGCCACCTGTACAAGCTGCGCGCGGAGCTGGAAGCCTATTGCATCCGCCAGGTCGCCGAGATAGACGACATTTCGCCGCTGGTGGCCGAACTGCGCGCCTATGACGAGGCGATCGCCGCCGCCATGGCCAAGCGCGACGTGCGCGCCTATATCGCGGCGTTGCGCGAGTTCTACCTGGCCGGCGCCCGCTTCACCGGCAACGCCCCGCTGGCCGAGGTGCTGACCAAGCTGTACGAGCAGGTCGAGCCGCTGCGCTACCTGCTGGCGCGGCAGACCATGGAATCGAACCGGCTGCAGACCTATACGCAGGGCATCACGCAGGCGCTCGCCAGCCGCGATTTCGACCGCGCCGCGGAACTGACCCGCGGCTACGTGCTGGATGTGCTGCCGGGTATCCTGCGGGCCTACCACGAGGCCTCGCTGCAGGACGCCGAGGAACCCGCGCCGCGCTACGGCCGCGCGTAA
- a CDS encoding VOC family protein, translating into MTAQTNLPPFHLAFPVRDLAEARAFYGEKLGCPEGRSSPEWIDFNFYGHQIVAHLAPSECGHKATSAVDSHNVPVRHFGAVLSMEQWEAMAKRLTDAGTEFVIEPYIRFKGEVGEQATMFFLDPSGNALEFKAFKNLDSLFAK; encoded by the coding sequence ATGACCGCTCAAACCAACCTGCCGCCGTTCCACCTGGCCTTCCCGGTCCGCGACCTGGCCGAAGCCCGCGCCTTCTACGGCGAAAAGCTGGGCTGTCCGGAGGGCCGCAGCTCGCCCGAATGGATCGACTTCAACTTCTACGGCCACCAGATCGTCGCCCACCTGGCCCCCAGCGAGTGCGGCCACAAGGCCACCAGCGCGGTCGATTCGCACAATGTGCCCGTGCGCCATTTCGGCGCGGTGCTTTCCATGGAACAATGGGAAGCCATGGCCAAGCGCCTGACCGATGCCGGCACCGAGTTCGTCATCGAGCCCTACATCCGCTTCAAGGGCGAAGTCGGCGAACAGGCCACCATGTTCTTCCTGGATCCGTCGGGCAACGCGCTGGAATTCAAGGCGTTCAAGAACCTGGATTCGTTGTTCGCCAAGTAA